The proteins below come from a single Parageobacillus thermoglucosidasius genomic window:
- a CDS encoding MerR family transcriptional regulator produces the protein MKSYTLREAAKKVEVAPRILKQWEKEFAQYITVPRTKQGARIYNDELLEQFTKIKQWFSEKKTKHDIIQYLQEEQQNTGAGGEAIDAPHPLRHDSHYIAEQLAKTMKEEIVGELKKETTEAVQQAVAEMKIYMEEICENSAATKQEIHQSLARYTKTLQEETEEIHEHLDNVVTFLQEEKEKQRRYEEQILEREKAFRELVLSFRQTAASTNAKRSNKWWKFW, from the coding sequence ATGAAATCCTATACACTCCGCGAAGCCGCCAAAAAAGTGGAAGTCGCTCCGCGAATCCTGAAACAATGGGAAAAAGAATTTGCCCAATACATTACAGTTCCACGGACGAAACAAGGGGCACGCATTTATAACGACGAGTTACTGGAACAATTTACAAAAATTAAACAATGGTTCTCAGAGAAAAAAACAAAACATGATATTATTCAATATTTGCAGGAAGAACAACAAAACACCGGAGCGGGCGGCGAAGCGATTGACGCGCCGCATCCTTTGCGGCACGATTCTCACTACATAGCGGAACAATTGGCGAAGACGATGAAAGAAGAAATCGTTGGCGAACTCAAAAAAGAAACGACAGAGGCAGTGCAACAAGCAGTAGCAGAAATGAAAATATACATGGAGGAAATTTGCGAAAACTCCGCAGCCACGAAACAAGAAATTCATCAATCATTAGCACGATATACAAAAACATTGCAGGAAGAAACCGAAGAAATTCATGAACATCTCGACAATGTCGTCACGTTTTTGCAAGAAGAAAAAGAAAAACAAAGGCGCTACGAAGAACAAATTCTGGAGCGCGAAAAAGCGTTTCGCGAACTTGTGCTTTCCTTCCGCCAAACGGCAGCCAGCACCAACGCGAAACGTTCAAATAAATGGTGGAAATTTTGGTAA
- the treP gene encoding PTS system trehalose-specific EIIBC component, whose product MGAYEQSVAKIVEAIGGKENIVAATHCVTRLRFALKDEGKVNKEALESIDIVKGSFSANGQFQVVIGQGLVDKVYNELVEMTGIGRATKQEIKDAAEAKLNPLQRAIKILADIFIPILPAIVTAGLLMGINNILTGPDIFYEGKSFVEVHKEWADFANMINLIANTAFVFLPGLIGWSAVTKFGGSPLLGIVLGLMLVHPDLLNAWGWGAAKEKGEIPIWNLFGFEVQKVGYQGQVLPVLVAAYVLAKIEQFLRKRIPDAFQLLLVAPIALLITGFLAFIAIGPITFAIGNAITHVFVSVFDNVPAIGGFLYGALYAPLVVTGMHHTFLPVDLQLIANTGGTFLWPILVMSNIAQGSAALAMMFVAKDEKLKGLSFTSAVSAYLGITEPAMFGVNLRFRYPFISAMTGAAIAGMFITLNKVIAPSIGVGGLPGFLSIVPQKWVPFFIGMAIAIIVPFVLTFVFSKFRKEESR is encoded by the coding sequence ATGGGGGCTTACGAACAATCGGTCGCCAAAATTGTCGAAGCGATTGGCGGAAAAGAAAATATTGTCGCCGCCACCCATTGTGTCACGCGATTGCGCTTCGCGTTAAAAGATGAGGGAAAAGTCAATAAAGAAGCGTTAGAAAGCATTGATATTGTGAAAGGCTCGTTTTCTGCGAACGGTCAGTTTCAAGTGGTGATTGGACAAGGACTTGTCGATAAAGTATATAACGAATTGGTGGAAATGACCGGAATCGGCAGAGCGACGAAACAAGAAATTAAAGATGCTGCGGAAGCGAAGCTAAACCCATTGCAACGCGCTATTAAAATATTAGCGGATATTTTTATTCCGATTTTACCGGCGATTGTGACAGCTGGTTTGTTGATGGGGATTAACAACATTTTAACAGGTCCTGATATTTTTTATGAAGGCAAATCGTTTGTCGAAGTGCATAAAGAATGGGCAGACTTCGCCAACATGATCAACCTTATCGCCAATACGGCGTTCGTCTTCTTGCCTGGTTTAATCGGATGGTCGGCAGTGACGAAGTTTGGCGGAAGTCCGCTGTTAGGAATTGTCCTTGGGCTGATGCTTGTTCATCCTGATTTGTTAAATGCGTGGGGATGGGGAGCTGCGAAAGAAAAAGGCGAAATTCCTATTTGGAATTTATTCGGATTTGAAGTCCAAAAAGTCGGGTATCAAGGCCAAGTGCTTCCGGTGCTTGTCGCTGCTTATGTTCTTGCGAAAATCGAGCAATTTTTACGCAAACGCATACCGGATGCATTCCAATTGTTGCTTGTTGCGCCGATTGCGTTGTTAATTACAGGCTTTTTAGCATTCATTGCGATTGGTCCGATTACATTCGCGATCGGAAACGCGATTACACATGTATTTGTCAGCGTTTTTGATAATGTTCCAGCCATTGGCGGCTTTTTGTATGGCGCGTTGTACGCACCGCTTGTCGTCACAGGAATGCATCATACATTTTTGCCGGTTGACTTGCAGTTAATTGCAAACACAGGCGGTACGTTCTTATGGCCAATCCTTGTCATGTCAAACATTGCCCAAGGTTCTGCGGCATTAGCGATGATGTTTGTTGCTAAAGATGAAAAACTGAAAGGTCTTTCTTTCACATCTGCGGTGTCGGCTTATCTTGGCATAACCGAACCAGCGATGTTCGGGGTGAATTTGCGTTTCCGTTATCCATTTATTTCGGCGATGACTGGCGCAGCGATTGCCGGAATGTTTATAACGCTGAACAAAGTAATCGCGCCATCGATTGGCGTTGGCGGGTTGCCAGGATTTTTGTCGATCGTGCCGCAAAAGTGGGTGCCGTTCTTCATCGGAATGGCAATCGCAATCATCGTGCCGTTTGTTTTAACATTTGTTTTCAGCAAGTTCCGCAAAGAAGAGAGCCGTTAA
- the treC gene encoding alpha,alpha-phosphotrehalase — MQHPWWKKAVVYQIYPKSFNDTNGDGIGDLAGIIEKLDYLKQLGVDVIWLTPIYKSPQRDNGYDISDYFQIHDEYGTMEDFDRLLEEVHRRGMKLIMDMVVNHTSTEHEWFKQARTSKDNPYRNFYIWRDPKPDGSAPTNWQSKFGGSAWEYDEKTGQYYLHLFDVTQADLNWENEELRRRIYDMMHFWFQKGVDGFRLDVVNLLSKDQRFLDDDGSMPPGDGRKFYTDGPRIHEFLHEMNQEVFSKYDVMTVGEMSSTTIDHCIKYTNPERRELNMVFNFHHLKVDYPNGEKWAVADFDFLALKRILSEWQVEMHKGGGWNALFWCNHDQPRIVSRYGDDGKYHKESAKMLATVIHMMQGTPYIYQGEEIGMTDPKFERIDDYRDVESLNMYHILREQGKSEQEVLEILKRKSRDNSRTPMQWDDSENAGFTTGKPWIRVAPNYQQINVKKALEDPTSVFYHYQRLIQLRKQYDIITTGDYQLLLEDHPDIFAYLRNGENEKLLVVNNFYGRETTFILPDDVAVNGYASEILISNYDDSPSDFRKITLRPYESIVYYLTKS, encoded by the coding sequence GTGCAGCATCCATGGTGGAAAAAAGCAGTCGTATATCAAATTTATCCAAAAAGCTTTAATGACACAAACGGTGACGGAATCGGTGATTTAGCGGGAATTATCGAAAAGCTCGATTATTTGAAACAACTCGGCGTGGATGTCATTTGGCTGACGCCGATTTACAAATCGCCGCAGCGTGACAATGGCTATGATATTAGCGACTATTTTCAAATTCACGATGAGTATGGGACGATGGAAGATTTTGACCGCTTGTTGGAAGAAGTGCATCGGCGCGGCATGAAATTAATCATGGATATGGTCGTCAACCATACGTCGACAGAACATGAATGGTTTAAGCAGGCGCGGACATCAAAAGACAATCCGTATCGTAATTTTTACATTTGGCGGGATCCAAAGCCGGATGGAAGCGCTCCGACGAACTGGCAGTCGAAGTTTGGCGGCTCGGCGTGGGAGTACGATGAGAAAACAGGTCAATATTATTTGCACTTGTTTGACGTGACACAAGCGGATTTAAACTGGGAAAACGAAGAGTTGCGCCGCCGCATTTATGATATGATGCATTTTTGGTTTCAAAAAGGCGTGGACGGCTTCCGTTTAGATGTTGTCAACTTGTTGTCTAAAGATCAACGTTTTCTCGATGACGACGGTTCGATGCCGCCGGGCGACGGCCGCAAGTTTTACACGGACGGGCCGCGCATCCATGAATTTTTGCATGAGATGAACCAGGAAGTATTTTCGAAATACGATGTGATGACGGTTGGGGAAATGTCATCGACAACGATTGATCATTGCATTAAATACACCAATCCGGAACGCCGTGAATTGAATATGGTGTTTAATTTCCATCATTTAAAGGTGGATTATCCGAACGGGGAAAAATGGGCGGTCGCTGATTTCGATTTTCTTGCTTTGAAGCGAATTTTATCAGAATGGCAAGTAGAGATGCATAAAGGCGGCGGCTGGAACGCGCTGTTTTGGTGCAACCATGACCAGCCGCGGATCGTGTCACGTTACGGCGATGATGGAAAATATCATAAAGAATCAGCGAAAATGCTTGCGACCGTCATTCATATGATGCAAGGGACGCCGTATATTTATCAAGGGGAAGAAATCGGCATGACCGATCCGAAATTTGAGCGGATTGACGATTACCGGGACGTGGAATCGCTCAATATGTATCACATTTTGCGAGAACAAGGAAAAAGCGAGCAAGAAGTGCTTGAAATTTTAAAACGGAAGTCACGCGATAACTCACGGACGCCGATGCAATGGGACGACAGCGAGAACGCCGGGTTCACGACAGGCAAGCCTTGGATTCGCGTCGCGCCGAACTATCAACAAATTAATGTGAAAAAAGCGCTGGAAGATCCGACATCGGTTTTCTATCATTATCAGCGGCTCATTCAATTACGCAAACAATATGATATTATCACGACGGGAGATTATCAGCTATTGCTTGAAGATCATCCGGATATTTTTGCCTATTTGCGAAACGGGGAGAATGAAAAGCTGCTTGTTGTGAATAATTTTTACGGAAGGGAAACGACGTTCATCTTGCCGGATGATGTTGCTGTAAACGGCTATGCGAGCGAAATATTAATTTCTAACTATGATGACTCACCGAGCGATTTTCGAAAAATAACGCTTCGCCCGTATGAATCGATTGTTTATTACTTGACAAAATCATGA
- the treR gene encoding trehalose operon repressor: MYENKYLTIYHDLAGKIRQGYWKPYDKLPSENELVKRYRTSRETIRKALNLLSEHGYIQKMKGKGSLVLDVGKYDFPVSGLVSFKELAQNMKQPVKTIVNELEVIKPDPDLKRYLHATSKDEIWKVIRSREIEGERIILDKDFFYKKYVPTLTREICEDSIYEYLEKQLKLKISFAKKEMTVEKVNDEDRKYLDLNGYDHIVVVKNFVYLDDATLFQYTESRHRLDKFRFVDFARRK; the protein is encoded by the coding sequence ATGTATGAAAATAAATATTTAACGATTTATCATGATCTTGCCGGAAAAATTCGTCAAGGGTATTGGAAACCGTATGACAAACTGCCGTCAGAGAACGAATTGGTCAAACGGTATCGCACATCGAGAGAAACGATTCGCAAAGCGCTGAATTTGCTGTCTGAACATGGCTATATTCAAAAAATGAAAGGAAAAGGCTCGCTCGTTTTGGATGTTGGCAAATACGATTTTCCGGTTTCCGGGTTGGTTAGCTTTAAAGAATTGGCGCAAAACATGAAACAGCCTGTGAAAACGATTGTCAACGAACTGGAGGTCATTAAACCGGATCCGGATTTGAAGCGGTATTTGCACGCGACGAGCAAAGACGAAATATGGAAAGTGATTCGTTCCCGCGAAATAGAAGGAGAACGGATCATTTTAGACAAAGATTTTTTCTATAAAAAATATGTCCCGACATTGACGCGGGAAATATGCGAAGATTCCATTTACGAGTATTTAGAGAAACAGTTAAAATTAAAAATCAGCTTTGCGAAAAAAGAAATGACCGTTGAAAAAGTCAATGACGAGGATCGGAAATATTTAGATTTAAACGGTTATGATCACATCGTTGTCGTAAAGAATTTCGTTTATTTAGATGATGCAACGCTATTTCAATATACAGAGTCGCGCCACCGCCTTGATAAATTCCGTTTCGTTGATTTCGCGAGACGAAAGTGA
- a CDS encoding Na+/H+ antiporter NhaC family protein, whose protein sequence is MEGTWLSLLPFLVIIPLAIWLKEIVPGLIIGLIVGAFCLENGNVLAAMERAVNTLVKTMNNFEHIKVVAFLYLFGSLIGMIQIAGGVKGFVQWIGGRLHSKQRLLLFIWLTVPFTFFMPMFRIMLLSPVIKSILGKFRVDRRRIAYMIDVSTEPIIVLLPAATAFAGFMESVVAGALTQNQINASAYSLFLASLPYNFFAVIALVLGLMTTFMNVRIGSKERKREKETTNPFHQLGLRKELALVAGEPLHLFFPLFLMFVLTFFFFWYSGMKNGAATMIDAFSKADATLAMLMALFVTIIITTVFYLIRRQPLHELIYHFFDGGNQLMAPIGMLLLVWAVSLAADELGFSAYVSSTLGTWLPKEVVPAAVFAAGSFISYFIGTSWGTWGIFMPLGVTLAAATGAPLPMTIGAVFASGTFGAFASPLGDTTITTAAMMDLNLMSYAKYKLRISLLCAILATAAYLIAPIFFA, encoded by the coding sequence TTGGAAGGAACATGGTTGTCTTTATTGCCGTTTCTTGTCATCATTCCGCTTGCGATTTGGCTGAAGGAGATTGTCCCTGGACTGATCATCGGATTGATCGTTGGCGCGTTTTGCTTGGAAAACGGAAACGTGCTTGCTGCGATGGAGCGGGCGGTAAACACACTGGTAAAAACAATGAATAATTTTGAACATATAAAAGTAGTTGCCTTTTTATATTTATTTGGCTCATTAATTGGCATGATTCAAATTGCCGGCGGGGTGAAAGGATTTGTGCAATGGATCGGCGGGCGCCTTCATTCGAAGCAAAGGCTATTGTTGTTTATATGGCTTACGGTTCCATTCACCTTTTTTATGCCGATGTTCCGCATTATGTTGCTTAGTCCTGTGATAAAATCCATTCTTGGAAAATTCCGCGTTGACCGGCGGAGAATAGCGTATATGATCGATGTATCAACAGAGCCGATTATCGTTCTTCTTCCCGCCGCGACGGCGTTTGCCGGATTTATGGAGTCGGTAGTTGCGGGAGCGCTCACACAAAATCAAATCAATGCGTCAGCTTACTCGCTGTTTTTAGCAAGCCTGCCATACAACTTTTTTGCAGTCATCGCGCTTGTTCTCGGATTAATGACAACATTTATGAACGTGCGGATTGGAAGCAAAGAAAGAAAACGGGAAAAAGAAACAACAAATCCGTTTCATCAACTGGGGCTGCGCAAAGAGCTGGCATTGGTAGCAGGGGAGCCGCTTCATTTGTTTTTTCCGCTTTTTCTTATGTTTGTGCTGACGTTTTTTTTCTTTTGGTACAGCGGGATGAAAAATGGAGCCGCCACTATGATCGATGCTTTTTCAAAAGCCGATGCGACGCTGGCGATGCTTATGGCATTGTTTGTTACCATCATCATAACGACGGTATTTTATCTCATCAGGCGGCAGCCGTTGCATGAATTAATTTACCATTTTTTTGACGGCGGAAATCAGCTGATGGCACCGATCGGAATGCTCCTTCTCGTTTGGGCGGTGTCGCTTGCCGCAGATGAATTAGGGTTTTCCGCATATGTTTCATCGACGCTAGGAACATGGCTTCCCAAAGAAGTCGTCCCCGCTGCCGTATTTGCTGCCGGTTCGTTTATTTCTTATTTTATCGGGACATCATGGGGAACGTGGGGGATTTTTATGCCGCTTGGCGTAACGTTAGCGGCGGCGACGGGAGCGCCGCTGCCAATGACGATTGGGGCGGTATTTGCAAGCGGAACATTCGGCGCTTTCGCCTCTCCGTTAGGTGATACAACAATTACAACTGCAGCGATGATGGATTTAAATTTAATGAGTTATGCAAAATATAAATTACGTATCTCATTATTGTGTGCCATATTAGCGACAGCTGCTTATTTAATCGCGCCAATCTTTTTCGCGTAA
- a CDS encoding acyl-CoA thioesterase has protein sequence MATHTMTVNIRFCETDALGHVSNISYFIYLEEARVRLFEELSYGSDVKEWRFILASAKCDFIHQAYFGQTLKIETNVSKIGNKSFQLVHRVLDAKTGTLIALGEAAVVYFNFAAQQSERLPDNLREQLQRYVLSDSEQVK, from the coding sequence ATGGCCACTCATACAATGACCGTCAACATTCGTTTTTGTGAAACAGACGCGCTTGGGCATGTCAGCAATATAAGCTATTTTATTTATCTCGAAGAAGCTCGCGTTCGGTTATTTGAAGAATTGAGCTACGGGAGTGATGTAAAGGAATGGCGGTTTATCCTCGCTTCTGCAAAATGCGATTTCATTCATCAAGCGTATTTTGGACAAACATTAAAAATCGAAACGAATGTCTCGAAAATTGGCAATAAAAGTTTTCAACTTGTCCACCGAGTGTTAGACGCAAAAACGGGCACACTGATCGCCCTTGGCGAAGCGGCTGTCGTCTATTTCAATTTTGCGGCGCAGCAAAGTGAGCGTCTTCCCGATAATTTGCGGGAGCAGTTGCAACGCTATGTCCTTTCCGATTCCGAACAGGTGAAATAA
- a CDS encoding aminotransferase class V-fold PLP-dependent enzyme, with protein sequence MEIKATIGEATFTCRGELEAYFQPFREATIGTNLTFSTPFGQQRMIYADWTASGRLYAPIERKITEELGPFIANTHTESNITSTKTTLAYQYAKELIKRHVNAGRNDVIIMEGAGMTSAVNKLQRLLGLRVPEQWKSRLKLPDEKRPVIFVTHMEHHSNLLSWAETIGEVVTIRPTANGDVDVNHLQELLRTYAHRPLKIGAFTACSNVTGIQTPYHQLAKIMHEHAGICFVDFAASAPYVAINMHPDDPQEKLDGIYFSPHKFLGGPGSAGVLIFDARLYQNRIPDHPGGGTVIWTDPWGNYQYIDDIETREGGGTPPVLQTIKAALAIRLKEKMGIERMLKREKELTALFLSQLKQIPRVHILEGHREDRLGIVSFIIEGMHYNLVVKLLNDRFGIQTRGGCSCAGPYGHYLLGIDKEQSKQIMTQVKQGNLLSKPGWVRISLHPIMTNEDIYHIIRAIRHLVRHAEKWKQEYIYDYKKNEFHHRNDDRDVRHLFTL encoded by the coding sequence ATGGAAATTAAAGCAACCATCGGAGAAGCGACATTTACATGCCGTGGAGAATTGGAAGCCTATTTTCAACCGTTTCGTGAAGCAACGATCGGAACAAATCTGACGTTTTCCACCCCGTTTGGACAACAGCGAATGATTTATGCTGATTGGACAGCAAGCGGCCGTTTATATGCGCCGATTGAACGAAAAATAACCGAAGAACTTGGCCCGTTTATTGCCAATACACACACTGAATCGAATATAACGAGCACGAAAACGACATTGGCTTATCAATATGCAAAAGAATTGATTAAACGTCATGTCAATGCAGGGCGAAATGACGTTATCATCATGGAAGGGGCAGGGATGACAAGCGCGGTGAATAAACTGCAGCGGCTGCTTGGACTAAGAGTGCCAGAACAGTGGAAATCACGCCTGAAGCTGCCGGATGAAAAACGCCCTGTTATTTTTGTCACCCATATGGAGCATCATTCGAATTTATTATCGTGGGCGGAAACAATTGGCGAAGTTGTGACGATCCGCCCAACCGCAAACGGTGATGTTGATGTCAATCATTTGCAGGAATTATTGCGGACATATGCGCATCGCCCGCTGAAAATCGGCGCGTTTACCGCATGTTCAAATGTAACCGGCATTCAGACACCATACCATCAGCTAGCAAAAATCATGCATGAGCATGCAGGAATTTGCTTCGTCGACTTTGCCGCTTCCGCTCCATACGTCGCCATCAACATGCACCCTGATGATCCGCAAGAAAAATTGGACGGCATTTATTTTTCGCCGCATAAATTTTTAGGAGGACCAGGAAGCGCAGGTGTGCTTATTTTTGACGCGCGTCTTTATCAAAATCGTATCCCTGACCATCCGGGAGGAGGGACAGTCATATGGACAGATCCTTGGGGAAATTATCAATATATTGATGATATCGAAACACGGGAAGGCGGGGGAACACCGCCGGTTTTGCAAACAATTAAAGCGGCGCTTGCCATTCGATTAAAGGAAAAAATGGGGATTGAACGCATGCTGAAGCGGGAAAAAGAATTAACGGCACTTTTTTTATCGCAATTAAAGCAAATACCGCGCGTTCATATTTTAGAAGGCCACCGGGAAGACAGACTCGGCATTGTATCCTTTATTATTGAAGGAATGCATTACAATTTAGTTGTCAAGCTTTTGAACGACCGCTTTGGCATTCAAACGCGCGGCGGCTGTTCATGCGCCGGTCCGTACGGCCACTATTTGCTTGGAATTGACAAAGAACAATCGAAACAAATAATGACACAAGTGAAACAAGGAAACTTACTATCAAAACCGGGATGGGTCCGTATTTCACTTCATCCCATCATGACAAATGAAGACATATATCATATCATCCGGGCGATCCGCCATCTTGTGCGCCACGCAGAAAAGTGGAAGCAAGAATATATATATGATTACAAAAAAAATGAGTTTCATCATCGCAATGATGACCGCGACGTCCGCCATTTATTTACTCTTTAA